The Methanoregula boonei 6A8 genome has a window encoding:
- a CDS encoding translation initiation factor IF-2 subunit gamma — protein MHDVTIPSVNIGVVGHVDHGKTTLVNALTGTWTDRHSEEVRRGISIRLGYADATFYKCDHCEGTEAYSTKPVCPACGSEGKPFRSISFVDAPGHETLMATMLSGSALMDGAMLVISTTEKCPQPQTKEHLMALGLVGIKKIVIVQNKIDVVSQKEAIENYQQIKDFVKGTVAENAPIIPVSAQKGINIGALVQALDQTIPEPVRDPDAEPVMLVARSFDINKPGCNWKEVKGGVVGGSLIRGILHDGDPIEIRPGRQTQVENRIKWIPIITEITSINAGTKTVEEATPGGLLGIGTKLDPALTKSDALAGQVVGHVGKLPPVWDKIRCQVTLMERVVGATSELVIEPLKFNEPLMLSVGTAVTVGVVTSTKKEAVEVQLKRPVCAEPGARIAISRQVGARWRLIGMGVLSE, from the coding sequence TTGCATGATGTGACAATCCCCAGTGTGAATATAGGGGTGGTGGGCCATGTGGATCACGGGAAAACCACGCTCGTGAATGCGCTCACCGGCACGTGGACCGACCGGCACAGCGAGGAAGTGCGGCGGGGTATTTCTATCCGGCTGGGGTATGCAGATGCAACGTTCTACAAGTGCGATCACTGCGAAGGAACCGAGGCCTACTCCACAAAGCCGGTCTGCCCGGCCTGTGGCAGCGAGGGCAAGCCGTTCCGTTCCATTTCCTTTGTTGATGCACCAGGTCATGAAACCCTGATGGCTACGATGCTGTCAGGTTCAGCGCTGATGGACGGGGCGATGCTCGTCATCTCCACCACGGAGAAATGCCCGCAGCCCCAGACAAAAGAGCATCTCATGGCTCTGGGGCTTGTTGGAATCAAGAAGATCGTAATCGTCCAGAACAAGATCGATGTGGTCTCCCAGAAGGAGGCAATCGAGAACTACCAGCAGATCAAGGATTTTGTGAAAGGGACCGTTGCCGAGAACGCACCCATCATCCCGGTCTCGGCCCAAAAGGGGATCAACATCGGGGCGCTTGTGCAGGCTCTGGACCAGACTATTCCCGAACCGGTCCGGGATCCCGATGCAGAACCGGTGATGCTTGTGGCAAGATCTTTTGATATCAACAAGCCCGGCTGTAACTGGAAGGAAGTAAAGGGCGGTGTCGTTGGAGGGTCTCTTATCCGGGGCATCCTCCACGATGGCGACCCGATAGAGATCCGGCCGGGCCGGCAGACACAAGTCGAGAACAGGATCAAGTGGATCCCGATCATCACCGAAATTACCTCCATTAATGCCGGTACAAAGACGGTAGAAGAAGCAACCCCGGGCGGCCTTTTGGGGATTGGAACCAAACTGGACCCGGCGCTCACGAAAAGCGATGCCCTTGCCGGCCAGGTGGTCGGCCACGTAGGGAAACTACCCCCGGTCTGGGATAAGATCCGGTGTCAGGTAACCCTGATGGAGCGGGTCGTGGGTGCGACAAGTGAACTGGTGATCGAACCCCTCAAATTCAACGAGCCGCTTATGCTCTCCGTGGGTACGGCGGTTACTGTGGGAGTTGTCACGAGTACCAAGAAAGAGGCAGTTGAAGTGCAGCTGAAGCGACCGGTCTGCGCAGAACCAGGGGCCCGGATCGCCATCAGCCGGCAGGTGGGAGCACGCTGGCGGTTAATCGGGATGGGTGTCCTCAGCGAGTAA
- a CDS encoding 30S ribosomal protein S27ae has protein sequence MAAAAKKAVAKGPSRSAFFKVEGDKVTTTKKYCPRCGPGVIMADHKDRVACGKCGYTEFKK, from the coding sequence ATGGCTGCTGCAGCAAAGAAGGCCGTGGCAAAGGGACCGTCGCGGAGCGCATTTTTTAAGGTTGAGGGGGACAAGGTCACCACCACCAAGAAATACTGCCCCCGCTGTGGTCCCGGCGTCATTATGGCCGACCACAAGGACCGGGTTGCCTGCGGAAAATGCGGATACACCGAATTCAAAAAATAA
- the rdgB gene encoding RdgB/HAM1 family non-canonical purine NTP pyrophosphatase, which yields MSQTLTMVTSNANKAREVAAFFGGAIEVSHVALEIPELRSEDVRVIAREKARYAYDHIHRPLIVDDTAFSINALKGFPGPYAAYVLSTIGNTGVLRLMDGVQDRTARFTTAIAFSDESGIEVFSGTIEGRIIHGTRGTGGFGYDPIFEVGEKTLAEIPLEEKSAISHRAKALSAFSTWFMNRQDPGLRDTNR from the coding sequence GTGAGCCAGACCCTGACCATGGTCACAAGCAATGCCAATAAGGCCCGGGAAGTTGCTGCATTTTTTGGAGGGGCAATCGAGGTCAGCCACGTTGCACTCGAGATCCCGGAGCTCCGTTCCGAGGATGTACGGGTGATTGCCCGGGAGAAAGCGCGGTATGCCTATGATCACATCCACCGCCCGCTGATCGTGGACGACACGGCCTTTTCCATTAATGCGCTCAAAGGGTTTCCCGGGCCATACGCGGCCTATGTCCTTTCCACGATCGGCAATACCGGCGTTCTTCGGCTCATGGATGGGGTGCAGGACCGCACGGCCCGGTTCACCACCGCGATTGCGTTTTCAGATGAATCCGGCATCGAGGTTTTTTCCGGGACCATCGAAGGCAGGATCATCCACGGGACACGGGGGACGGGCGGGTTCGGGTACGACCCGATCTTTGAGGTCGGGGAAAAGACCCTTGCCGAGATCCCGCTTGAGGAGAAGAGCGCCATCTCCCACCGGGCAAAGGCCCTTTCTGCCTTCAGTACCTGGTTTATGAACCGGCAAGATCCGGGCCTGAGGGATACAAACCGTTAA
- a CDS encoding TIGR04084 family radical SAM/SPASM domain-containing protein, producing the protein MINGILPMYFHLILTDDCNLCCRYCRAKAFEEEEEPEGGRIEIDEDLPPDLDFDLTLLYRFLARDPAATLTFYGGEPLLRSDLIERIVREAPVQRFMIQTNGLLLDRLAPEIVNRFSTILVSLDGREALTDGNRGDRVFLRVMGNVQKILQNGYRGELIARMTVTERTNIFDQVRYLADNPYHSFSSIHWQMDANFTGDFGHRAFAQWADTNYNPGIRALVTAWADEMEKSGRVMRWYPLIDPMEDLLYGKESLLRCGAGHANYTILTDGHISPCPIMIGMKQYYVGHIRDADPKNLPKVPVGGECQTCRIRTFCGGRCLYSAIVQPWKPAGRELVCGTVQNLYDALAGALPRVQDLIRSGRISPGEFSHEKFNGCEIIP; encoded by the coding sequence ATGATAAACGGAATCCTTCCCATGTATTTCCATCTCATCCTTACCGATGACTGCAACCTCTGCTGCCGGTACTGCCGGGCAAAGGCTTTCGAAGAGGAGGAAGAGCCGGAAGGCGGCAGGATCGAGATCGATGAGGATCTCCCTCCGGATCTCGATTTCGATCTCACGCTGCTTTACCGGTTCCTTGCACGCGATCCCGCGGCCACCCTCACTTTTTACGGGGGTGAGCCACTCCTTAGGTCGGATCTTATCGAACGGATCGTCCGTGAGGCACCTGTGCAGCGGTTCATGATACAGACAAACGGCCTCCTGCTCGACCGGCTGGCTCCGGAGATAGTCAACCGGTTCTCCACGATCCTTGTCTCGCTGGATGGCCGCGAGGCCCTGACCGACGGGAACCGGGGGGACCGGGTTTTTTTGCGGGTGATGGGAAACGTACAAAAGATCCTGCAGAACGGGTACCGCGGGGAACTGATCGCGCGGATGACGGTTACCGAGCGCACCAATATTTTCGATCAGGTCCGGTACCTCGCGGATAACCCGTACCACAGTTTCTCATCCATTCACTGGCAGATGGATGCAAACTTTACCGGGGATTTCGGGCACCGGGCATTTGCACAATGGGCGGACACGAATTACAACCCTGGAATCCGGGCGCTCGTTACTGCCTGGGCTGACGAGATGGAGAAGAGCGGCAGGGTCATGCGCTGGTATCCCCTCATCGATCCGATGGAAGATCTCCTGTACGGGAAAGAGAGCCTCCTGCGGTGCGGGGCCGGCCATGCCAACTATACCATCCTGACCGACGGCCATATCTCCCCCTGCCCGATCATGATCGGGATGAAACAGTACTATGTCGGCCATATCCGGGATGCAGACCCCAAAAATCTCCCAAAGGTCCCGGTCGGGGGAGAATGCCAGACCTGCCGGATAAGGACATTCTGTGGCGGACGGTGCCTCTACTCTGCTATCGTTCAACCCTGGAAACCTGCCGGCCGGGAGCTGGTGTGCGGGACTGTACAAAACCTGTACGATGCCCTTGCCGGGGCACTGCCGCGTGTGCAGGATCTGATACGATCCGGCCGGATCAGCCCCGGTGAATTCTCCCACGAGAAGTTCAACGGGTGCGAGATCATTCCCTAA
- a CDS encoding CxxC-x17-CxxC domain-containing protein: MERKGFGGPRNFGPREMTKTVCSDCGKECEVPFKPTEGRPVYCRDCLPKHRKPRF; encoded by the coding sequence ATGGAAAGAAAAGGATTTGGCGGCCCGAGAAATTTCGGTCCCAGAGAAATGACAAAGACAGTCTGCTCAGACTGTGGAAAAGAGTGCGAAGTCCCCTTCAAGCCCACTGAGGGAAGGCCGGTTTACTGCAGGGACTGCCTGCCCAAGCACCGGAAACCCCGGTTCTAA
- a CDS encoding bifunctional N(6)-L-threonylcarbamoyladenine synthase/serine/threonine protein kinase, with amino-acid sequence MPEFGQILGIEGTAWNLSAALFDRDLLALCSRPYSPEHGGIHPREAAQHHASAMREVIATVTKEPEKITGIAFSQGPGLGPCLRTVATAARSLALALEVPLIGVNHCVAHVEIGSWATGCRDPIVLYASGANTQVIGYLNGRYRIFGETLDIGIGNALDKFARAKDLPHPGGPLIEAQAKSGTYFELPYTVKGMDLAFSGLVSAAKDSRKLLSDVCCSLQETAFAMCVEVTERALSLTGKDEVLLVGGVGANARLQEMLRIMCEERGAHFFVPERKYLGDNGAMIAYTGKLMLESGQTLAIENSQVNPSFRSDDVEVTWKHEATPVPGQENRGRTDQKRGAEAVVLFRNGSAIKQRLSKTYRVPALDRKLITERTRAEARIIHMARKGGVPTPIMSDITGDSIVMEEITGTLLTHALSEANCEKAGEMTGQLHTAGIMHGDLTTSNMILRDTDGKCVLIDFGLSQVTSEIEQRGVDIHVMFQTLTSTHPKDAGRLQAAFAKGYLATFASAREVLEREKEIEQRGRYL; translated from the coding sequence ATGCCTGAGTTTGGGCAGATACTGGGCATTGAGGGAACAGCATGGAACCTCAGTGCTGCTCTTTTTGATCGTGATCTTCTGGCCCTGTGTTCCCGTCCCTACTCACCCGAACATGGTGGCATCCACCCGAGGGAGGCAGCCCAGCACCATGCTTCTGCCATGAGGGAGGTGATTGCCACTGTCACAAAAGAACCGGAGAAGATCACCGGCATTGCATTTTCCCAGGGGCCCGGCCTTGGCCCCTGCCTGAGAACGGTTGCAACGGCCGCTCGTTCGCTTGCCCTTGCTCTCGAAGTTCCGCTGATCGGGGTCAACCATTGCGTAGCCCACGTGGAGATCGGAAGTTGGGCAACTGGGTGCAGGGATCCCATTGTCCTGTACGCGAGCGGAGCGAATACTCAGGTGATCGGGTACCTCAACGGGCGGTACCGGATCTTTGGGGAGACGCTCGATATCGGGATCGGAAACGCCCTCGACAAGTTTGCGCGGGCAAAAGACCTGCCCCACCCGGGGGGGCCGCTGATCGAGGCACAGGCAAAATCCGGGACCTATTTTGAACTCCCCTATACCGTCAAAGGCATGGATCTCGCATTCTCCGGTCTGGTCTCGGCCGCAAAGGATTCCAGAAAATTGCTCTCCGATGTCTGCTGCAGCCTGCAGGAAACTGCGTTTGCCATGTGCGTGGAAGTGACCGAACGGGCGCTCTCGCTGACCGGGAAAGACGAGGTGCTGCTCGTGGGCGGCGTGGGTGCCAATGCACGCCTGCAGGAGATGCTTCGGATCATGTGCGAAGAGAGGGGTGCACACTTCTTTGTCCCCGAACGAAAATATCTCGGGGACAATGGCGCGATGATCGCATACACCGGCAAGCTGATGCTTGAAAGCGGCCAGACGCTTGCCATCGAAAACTCGCAGGTCAACCCCTCCTTCCGTTCAGACGATGTTGAAGTGACCTGGAAGCATGAAGCCACACCTGTACCAGGACAGGAGAATCGCGGCAGGACTGACCAGAAACGCGGTGCAGAAGCGGTTGTCCTGTTCAGGAACGGGAGTGCGATCAAACAAAGGCTCTCCAAAACGTACCGCGTACCTGCACTGGACCGGAAACTGATCACGGAGCGCACACGGGCCGAGGCCCGTATCATCCATATGGCCCGGAAAGGAGGCGTTCCCACACCTATCATGAGCGACATCACGGGAGATTCCATTGTCATGGAAGAGATCACCGGCACGCTCCTGACCCATGCACTCTCAGAAGCAAACTGCGAAAAAGCCGGAGAGATGACAGGACAGTTGCACACGGCCGGAATCATGCACGGGGATCTCACCACAAGCAACATGATCCTCCGGGACACAGATGGCAAATGCGTGCTCATCGATTTCGGCCTTTCTCAGGTCACGTCCGAGATTGAGCAGAGAGGCGTGGATATCCATGTGATGTTTCAGACCCTCACCAGTACCCATCCAAAAGATGCCGGCCGGTTGCAGGCTGCATTTGCCAAAGGGTACTTGGCAACGTTTGCCAGTGCACGTGAGGTTCTGGAACGCGAAAAGGAGATCGAACAGCGGGGGAGATACCTGTGA
- the htpX gene encoding zinc metalloprotease HtpX translates to MEWKRDWGLTARVLLTGFLLFILYLVFMTVLVIFFPGVSIWLIVGLAVVMGGIQYFFSDKLVLWSTHARIISEDEYPDLHQTVAKLVHEADLPMPKIAIMQSPVPNAFATGRSPKHAVVCCTDSIMRLLSRDELEAVLAHELSHVKNRDILTMALASFVAMIASMIMQSVFFSALFGGNSRDNGAGWIIVWVVSILVYALSTLLMLALSRYREFAADRGSALITRNPRALISALNKISGRMEVVPPDAKAKVEGANAFFIIPALSGNTLMELFSTHPPIEKRIAALEKIAAELRIN, encoded by the coding sequence ATGGAATGGAAAAGGGACTGGGGTCTGACGGCGAGGGTGCTGCTGACAGGGTTTTTGCTCTTCATCCTCTACCTCGTGTTTATGACCGTGCTGGTGATATTTTTCCCCGGCGTAAGCATCTGGCTGATTGTAGGTCTGGCAGTAGTAATGGGTGGAATCCAGTATTTCTTCTCGGATAAGCTGGTACTATGGAGCACTCATGCACGCATTATATCGGAGGATGAATACCCGGACCTCCACCAGACCGTTGCAAAACTGGTCCACGAGGCGGATCTGCCCATGCCAAAGATCGCCATCATGCAGAGCCCAGTACCAAACGCATTTGCAACAGGGCGCAGCCCGAAACATGCGGTGGTTTGCTGCACCGATTCGATAATGCGCCTGCTCTCCAGGGACGAACTGGAAGCCGTGCTTGCCCACGAGCTTTCGCATGTGAAGAACCGGGATATCCTGACTATGGCGCTTGCCAGTTTTGTGGCCATGATCGCTTCAATGATCATGCAGAGCGTCTTTTTCTCGGCACTCTTCGGGGGCAACAGCCGGGACAACGGCGCCGGCTGGATCATAGTCTGGGTTGTCTCGATTCTCGTGTACGCCTTAAGCACGCTCCTGATGCTTGCGCTCTCGCGGTACCGGGAATTTGCAGCAGACCGGGGAAGCGCACTTATAACCCGTAATCCACGGGCCCTGATCTCTGCGCTGAATAAGATCAGCGGCAGGATGGAGGTTGTTCCCCCGGACGCAAAGGCAAAGGTAGAGGGGGCAAACGCGTTCTTCATCATCCCGGCGCTATCAGGAAATACGCTCATGGAGCTCTTCTCCACCCACCCGCCTATTGAAAAGCGGATCGCGGCCCTGGAAAAGATTGCCGCCGAGCTCCGCATCAACTGA
- a CDS encoding DNA-directed RNA polymerase, whose translation MYYKMTLEDKVRVPPNRLGEKLDKVILEVLQEQLEGSIDKELGVFIAVTKVEHVGEGEIVPGDGGVYYDVKFEGLVLRLALQEVIEGIVVETTSFGAFISLGPIDAMLHVSQISDEYINFDEKNARLICQDSKRYIGVGDTVRVRVVTLSLNEREPRDSKIGLTMRQAGLGTTLWLEEEIEKEKERAAGGAAAAPKERAEKAKGKRKEHAADE comes from the coding sequence ATGTATTACAAGATGACACTGGAAGACAAAGTCAGGGTGCCCCCCAACCGGCTGGGTGAAAAACTGGACAAGGTCATCCTTGAAGTCCTTCAGGAACAGCTGGAGGGAAGTATTGACAAGGAACTGGGCGTCTTTATCGCCGTGACCAAAGTCGAGCACGTCGGGGAGGGAGAGATAGTACCCGGTGACGGCGGCGTCTATTATGATGTAAAGTTCGAAGGGCTTGTCCTGCGACTCGCCCTGCAGGAAGTTATCGAGGGTATCGTGGTGGAGACCACGAGCTTTGGGGCATTTATCAGCCTCGGACCGATCGATGCAATGCTGCATGTCAGCCAGATCTCTGATGAATACATCAACTTTGATGAGAAAAATGCCCGCCTCATCTGCCAGGACTCCAAGAGATATATCGGTGTTGGCGATACGGTCCGGGTCAGGGTCGTAACACTCTCCTTAAACGAGCGCGAGCCCCGGGACAGCAAGATCGGGCTTACCATGCGGCAGGCCGGCCTTGGTACCACGCTCTGGCTCGAAGAGGAGATTGAGAAAGAAAAGGAGAGGGCTGCAGGCGGAGCGGCGGCGGCCCCAAAGGAGAGAGCCGAAAAGGCCAAAGGCAAGAGGAAAGAACATGCCGCCGATGAATAA
- a CDS encoding 50S ribosomal protein L40e: protein MAKFPEAEARLLNVKICMHCNARNAIRATTCRKCGYKNLRPKNKERKA from the coding sequence ATGGCAAAGTTCCCTGAAGCCGAAGCCCGGTTACTCAATGTGAAAATTTGTATGCATTGCAATGCACGCAATGCCATTCGTGCTACAACGTGCCGCAAGTGCGGGTACAAGAACCTGCGGCCAAAGAACAAGGAGCGGAAAGCGTAA
- the trpE gene encoding anthranilate synthase component I yields the protein MATDTLHIPLTLNLGSEEYLTAVADQPKPLVIPLCAELTLPQCSPLEVFLATRAGPGFLLESMEGSEKIARYSYMGINPACVITLGREVSVEGSDAFVAIAHEPEGKNPVDRIRSILSRFHYINLRAPRFFGGMVGYFSYDIVHDLFEQVPDHRTKRGRECPDARFMLTKDCIVFDHRDRRLFVFSSPFLTYDTDPAAEYRRCAAHIAELTDRIASVAGTPKKPDDVMQTVTGKVGKKPEITDNTGREAFMHAVSGIKEHIVAGDIFQAVLSRRMECPVVPDPFPIYAALRSINPSPYMYYLDFGDEQVIGASPEMLVRVEKRRVTTVPIAGTRPRGADKSEDKKLAQELLLDKKERAEHTMLVDLARNDLGRVCKFGSVEVSEFMGIEKFSHVQHMVSTVQGTLMDHLDGCDALKSCFPAGTVSGAPKIRAMQIIGESEPDARGIYAGAVGYIGFDRNLEFAIAIRTVTVKDGRASVQAGAGIVADSVPENEWTETENKAAAMMKAIEQAGVVP from the coding sequence ATGGCAACCGATACCCTTCACATACCACTGACCTTAAATCTCGGATCCGAGGAATACCTCACCGCGGTAGCCGACCAGCCAAAACCGCTGGTGATCCCGCTCTGTGCCGAGCTAACACTCCCTCAGTGTTCGCCGCTGGAGGTATTCCTTGCTACCCGGGCCGGGCCCGGGTTCCTCTTAGAATCCATGGAAGGCAGCGAGAAGATCGCCCGTTATTCGTACATGGGGATCAATCCTGCATGTGTGATCACACTTGGCCGGGAGGTATCCGTGGAAGGCAGCGACGCGTTTGTCGCCATTGCCCACGAGCCGGAGGGGAAAAACCCGGTGGACAGGATCCGCTCCATCCTCTCGCGGTTCCATTACATCAACCTCAGGGCCCCGCGGTTCTTTGGCGGGATGGTCGGCTACTTCTCGTACGATATTGTGCATGATCTCTTCGAACAGGTGCCCGACCACCGGACAAAGCGGGGCCGGGAATGCCCGGATGCCCGGTTCATGCTCACAAAGGACTGCATCGTTTTTGACCACCGGGACCGGAGGCTGTTTGTCTTTTCCAGCCCGTTTCTGACCTACGATACCGACCCGGCGGCAGAATACCGGAGGTGCGCCGCTCACATCGCAGAACTCACCGACCGGATCGCATCGGTTGCGGGGACTCCCAAAAAACCCGATGATGTGATGCAAACCGTGACAGGAAAGGTTGGAAAAAAACCGGAGATTACGGATAATACCGGGCGCGAAGCCTTCATGCACGCAGTCAGCGGGATTAAAGAGCACATTGTTGCGGGAGATATCTTCCAGGCCGTGCTCTCGCGGAGGATGGAATGCCCGGTTGTACCGGATCCATTCCCCATTTACGCAGCGCTGCGGTCAATCAACCCGAGCCCGTACATGTATTACCTGGATTTCGGGGATGAGCAGGTAATCGGCGCAAGCCCTGAGATGCTTGTGCGGGTAGAGAAACGGCGCGTGACAACGGTGCCCATTGCCGGCACCCGGCCCCGGGGCGCAGACAAGAGCGAGGACAAGAAGCTCGCGCAGGAGCTGCTGCTTGACAAAAAGGAGCGGGCCGAGCATACGATGCTCGTGGATCTCGCCAGAAACGACCTCGGCAGAGTCTGCAAGTTCGGATCGGTGGAAGTCAGCGAGTTCATGGGCATTGAAAAGTTCTCGCATGTCCAGCACATGGTCTCAACCGTCCAGGGCACGCTCATGGACCACCTTGACGGCTGCGATGCGCTCAAGTCCTGCTTCCCGGCCGGGACCGTGTCCGGCGCTCCAAAGATCCGGGCCATGCAGATCATCGGCGAAAGCGAGCCGGACGCACGCGGGATTTACGCGGGCGCCGTGGGCTATATCGGGTTTGACCGGAACCTTGAATTTGCCATCGCGATCCGTACTGTGACGGTGAAAGATGGTCGGGCCTCTGTCCAGGCCGGCGCCGGGATCGTTGCAGACTCGGTACCGGAGAACGAGTGGACCGAGACCGAGAACAAGGCCGCGGCAATGATGAAGGCAATCGAGCAGGCAGGTGTCGTGCCATGA
- a CDS encoding PIN domain-containing protein, with product MRRTRGPDRHQPAGGSTLAVNRDGCPQRVKVLLDANALMMPAQFRIDLFNEIRELLGNFEPVVLQGVLQELGGLSRAKGNEGAAARFGLTLARQCTVAEGSSSPQPVDDQVIAWARENRGMVVTNDRRVRDALLADGLGVISMRKQKKLEIVRK from the coding sequence CTGCGCAGAACCAGGGGCCCGGATCGCCATCAGCCGGCAGGTGGGAGCACGCTGGCGGTTAATCGGGATGGGTGTCCTCAGCGAGTAAAAGTTCTCCTGGACGCAAACGCGCTCATGATGCCGGCGCAGTTCAGGATAGATCTCTTTAACGAGATCCGGGAGCTGCTGGGCAATTTCGAGCCGGTGGTGCTGCAGGGCGTGCTTCAGGAACTGGGCGGATTGTCCCGGGCAAAAGGCAATGAAGGGGCCGCAGCACGCTTCGGCCTGACGCTCGCCAGGCAGTGCACGGTTGCAGAAGGCAGCAGTTCACCCCAACCCGTTGACGACCAGGTGATTGCCTGGGCACGGGAAAACCGCGGCATGGTTGTGACCAACGACCGCCGGGTGAGGGATGCGCTGCTCGCAGATGGGCTCGGGGTAATATCCATGAGAAAGCAGAAGAAACTCGAAATAGTGCGAAAGTAG
- a CDS encoding 30S ribosomal protein S24e has protein sequence MDFKIESDKRNELLSRREIAFTLTYDGATPSRLQIIGKLCALLNTKDPLVVLDSLKSNFGKMVIVGKARIYDSEDAKKKTEHPYLSARGVPKPKEEGAA, from the coding sequence ATGGACTTCAAGATCGAGAGCGATAAAAGGAATGAACTTTTATCCCGGAGAGAGATCGCATTTACTCTCACATATGACGGTGCTACGCCTTCCCGCCTGCAGATTATCGGTAAACTCTGCGCCCTGCTCAACACAAAAGACCCCTTGGTTGTCCTTGACAGCCTCAAGAGCAACTTCGGCAAGATGGTGATCGTTGGCAAAGCGCGCATATACGATTCCGAGGACGCAAAGAAGAAGACCGAGCACCCGTACCTCTCGGCCCGCGGCGTGCCCAAGCCCAAAGAGGAAGGAGCGGCATAA
- a CDS encoding putative phosphothreonine lyase domain-containing protein — protein sequence MDEVDSEALADVAYGIFDHLLSRRLQAQGKYLFALVEGGIDFSEDVTETVVRFSDEYPQLAEALLARFGSADTIYRMLSLGEGVVPSKTTQMYWIVQDAPGSLPEAIEDEHAGKWLIFQEPDAADAAWKKVRDATVALDLGISAKVSTAKPNPDSRDSRRVIYIYTKDWADEPDVMRVRENLRGLGFTDRIGYKRNLETFAGEYAKKGKRVTYYSA from the coding sequence ATGGATGAAGTCGACTCCGAAGCTCTGGCCGATGTGGCATACGGTATCTTCGATCACCTCCTCTCCCGGAGACTCCAGGCGCAGGGAAAATACCTCTTTGCACTTGTCGAAGGCGGTATCGACTTCTCGGAGGATGTGACTGAAACGGTAGTCAGGTTCTCCGATGAATACCCGCAGCTTGCCGAGGCGCTTCTGGCACGGTTCGGGAGCGCGGATACAATCTACCGGATGCTCTCTCTTGGTGAGGGAGTCGTTCCCTCAAAGACCACGCAGATGTACTGGATCGTGCAGGATGCTCCCGGGAGCCTTCCCGAGGCAATTGAGGACGAGCATGCCGGCAAGTGGCTGATCTTCCAGGAGCCGGATGCGGCTGATGCGGCATGGAAAAAAGTGCGGGATGCAACTGTGGCACTGGATCTTGGAATCTCTGCCAAGGTCAGTACCGCAAAACCCAATCCTGATTCACGCGACAGCCGTCGGGTTATTTACATTTATACCAAGGACTGGGCCGACGAACCAGACGTGATGCGGGTACGCGAAAACCTGCGCGGGCTCGGGTTTACCGACCGGATTGGGTACAAACGCAACCTTGAGACCTTTGCCGGCGAATACGCAAAAAAGGGCAAGCGGGTTACGTATTACTCGGCGTAG
- a CDS encoding GTP-dependent dephospho-CoA kinase family protein, producing the protein MFVLPDESRQLFKDPFGTLHRDIGTVLPELAGRTIYSVGDVVTHSLQQNGITPAIAVVDGQTMRSPCIKMPEIAGPCIHVKNPPGTITDELVSALTHAVDHTPVTILVDGEEDLAVIPLVIAAPLSSIVIYGQPNEGVVLRIVDDQAKTAARRLLTQFTKTESPIPHN; encoded by the coding sequence ATGTTTGTGCTCCCCGACGAGTCGCGCCAGCTCTTTAAGGACCCCTTCGGGACACTCCACCGGGACATAGGCACTGTGCTCCCGGAACTCGCCGGCCGGACGATCTATTCGGTAGGTGACGTGGTGACCCATTCCCTCCAGCAGAATGGGATCACTCCTGCTATTGCGGTCGTGGACGGGCAGACCATGCGCTCTCCCTGCATAAAGATGCCCGAGATCGCAGGACCATGCATCCACGTAAAGAATCCTCCCGGCACAATCACTGATGAGCTGGTCAGTGCGCTTACACACGCGGTGGATCATACCCCGGTTACAATTCTCGTGGACGGTGAGGAGGATCTGGCGGTCATCCCGCTCGTCATCGCTGCGCCCCTGTCATCAATCGTGATCTACGGGCAGCCCAATGAAGGGGTCGTGCTTCGCATAGTCGATGACCAGGCAAAAACCGCAGCACGCAGGCTCCTCACCCAGTTCACTAAGACAGAAAGCCCGATTCCCCACAACTGA
- the spt4 gene encoding transcription elongation factor subunit Spt4: MPPMNKKKQGKVCRDCHRVVEGENCVICGTTNLSDDWSGYLVIIDPENSDVAKRMNIKLPGRYALKVR; the protein is encoded by the coding sequence ATGCCGCCGATGAATAAGAAGAAACAGGGAAAGGTCTGTCGGGACTGCCACCGGGTGGTCGAAGGCGAGAACTGCGTAATCTGCGGGACAACGAACCTGAGCGATGACTGGTCCGGCTACCTTGTTATTATCGACCCGGAAAATTCCGATGTGGCAAAACGGATGAACATCAAGCTGCCCGGACGCTACGCGCTGAAGGTCCGCTAG